A single genomic interval of Corvus cornix cornix isolate S_Up_H32 chromosome 1, ASM73873v5, whole genome shotgun sequence harbors:
- the JADE3 gene encoding protein Jade-3 isoform X1, with protein MKRHRHLSTSDSSDNESPSTSFSSCSKYRSKSKTPANEQKKPAEVFRKDLISAMKLPDSHHVNPDEYYVFADTWKQEWEKGVQVPASPETIPQPSLRVVAEKVKEVLYTRPRKYIHCSSQEPTEPGYINILELAESVCRYDLDDMDIFWLQELNEELTEMGCGLLDENTMEKTIEVLERHCHENMNHAIETEEGLGIEYDEDVICDVCRSPDSEDGNDMVFCDKCNICVHQACYGILKVPEGSWLCRTCVLGIHPQCLLCPKRGGAMKATRTGTKWAHVSCALWIPEVSIACPERMEPITKVSHIPPSRWALVCSLCKLKTGACIQCSVKSCITAFHVTCAFEHSLEMKTILDDGDEVKFKSYCLKHSKNKQNSLPDVEEHPKSVSEQKQTESEKTSLRAQKLRELEEEFYSLVKVEDVAAELGLPKLAVDFIYNYWKLKRKSNFNKPLFPPKEDEENGLVQPKEDSIHTRMRMFMHLRQDLERVRNLCYMVSRREKLKLSHSKVHEQVFNLQVQLINQEMAAGHTLTSALENTLFYPPPRITLKLKMPKSALGDCKNNSLKPGNRPLSPDNNSTVYSKRSVPMSKESFEIKAKSYARYQHDSRSNGLLAGIGKPRSEAKDSGPTQLMEFHRGQSSGKPLALQAALHGQSSIGNGRVQQENSRLVSKSNGLMGRAGDVSQRDSSSQTSYEQESVLTAHLASQSGFRKSTIEHFSRSFKEATNSLVRTTEDLRCCEKPARRLATKDRLWSKQTLEGAPYQDNDGYCPDLELSDSEAESDENKEQVRLRRSSSERESPSKDFGRDCHNRNKKNMISHSSVQR; from the exons GTGTTCCGCAAGGATCTCATTAGTGCCATGAAACTACCAGATTCTCACCATGTCAACCCTGATGAGTATTACGTCTTTGCGGACACGTGGAAACAAGAATGGGAGAAAGGAGTTCAGGTTCCAGCCAGTCCAGAAACCATTCCACAGCCTTCTCTCAG GGTTGTagcagaaaaagtaaaagaagtaCTGTATACACGACCCAGGAAATACATCCACTGTTCCAGCCAAGAACCCACAGAACCAGGTTACATCAACATTTTGGAACTAGCAGAATCTGTGTGTCGCTATGACTTGGATGACATGGACATCTTTTGGCTCCAGGAGCTAAATGAAGAGCTTACAGAAATGG GATGTGGGCTCCTGGATGAAAACACGATGGAAAAGACAATTGAAGTGCTGGAGCGGCACTGTCATGAGAATATGAATCATGCCATCGAGACTGAAGAAGGGTTGGGTATCGAGTATGATGAGGACGTCATCTGTGATGTGTGCCGGTCCCCAGACAGTGAAGATGGGAATGACATGGTGTTTTGTGACAAGTGTAATATTTGTGTCCATCAG GCTTGCTATGGTATCTTAAaagtacctgaagggagctggCTGTGTCGCACTTGCGTCCTGGGAATACATCCTCAGTGCCTCCTCTGTCCCAAAAGAGGAGGTGCCATGAAAGCTACCAGGACAGGGACCAAGTGGGCACATGTGAGCTGTGCTCTTTGGATTCCAGAG GTTAGTATTGCTTGCCCAGAAAGGATGGAGCCAATCACAAAGGTGTCTCACATTCCACCAAGTCGATGGGCTCTAGTGTGTAGTTTATGCAAACTGAAAACTGGTGCTTGCATTCAG TGCTCCGTGAAAAGCTGCATCACTGCCTTTCATGTCACCTGTGCCTTTGAGCATAGCTTAGAGATGAAGACTATCCTGGATGATGGGGATGAGGTCAAGTTCAAGTCATATTGTCTAAAGCACAGCAAGAACAAACAGAATTCACTGCCTGATGTTGAGGAGCACCCCAAGAGCGTGTCAGAGCAGAAGCAAACAGAGAGTGAGAAAACGAGCCTGCGAGCCCAAAAACTCCGAGAGCTGGAAGAAGAGTTTTACTCACTAGTAAAAGTGGAGGAtgttgcagcagagctgggcctTCCTAAACTTGCTGTAGACTTCATCTACAATTACTGGAAATTAAAGCGAAAAAGTAACTTTAACAAACCATTGTTTCCTCCCAAGGAGGATGAAGAAAATGGCTTGGTGCAGCCAAAAGAAGATAGCATTCATACTCGCATGAGGATGTTCATGCATTTAAGGCAGGACCTAGAGAGG GTAAGAAATCTCTGCTACATGGTaagcaggagagagaaactGAAGTTGTCCCACAGTAAAGTTCATGAACAGGTCTTCAACTTGCAAGTTCAACTCATTAATCAGGAAATGGCTGCAG GCCATACCCTGACAAGTGCACTAGAGAACACACTGTTCTACCCACCTCCCAGGATCACCCTCAAGTTAAAAATGCCCAAATCAGCATTGGGAGACTGCAAAAATAACTCGCTGAAGCCTGGCAACAGACCGCTTTCTCCTGACAACAACAGCACTGTTTACAGCAAACGGAGTGTGCCAATGTCAAAGGAATCGTTcgaaattaaagcaaaatcttATGCCAGGTATCAGCACGACAGCAGAAGTAACGGGTTGCTGGCAGGGATTGGCAAGCCTCGGAGCGAGGCAAAGGATTCTGGCCCCACGCAGCTGATGGAGTTTCACCGGGGCCAGTCATCCGGGAAGCCTTTAGCACTCCAGGCTGCTTTGCATGGACAGTCTTCCATTGGGAATGGGCGGGTGCAGCAGGAGAACTCAAGGCTGGTGTCCAAATCCAATGGTCTgatgggcagggctggagatgTGAGCCAGAGAGACAGCTCCAGCCAGACGTCCTACGAACAAGAGTCCGTGCTCACGGCTCACTTGGCCAGCCAGAGTGGATTCCGAAAATCCACCATAGAACATTTCAGCCGGTCCTTTAAAGAGGCTACCAACAGTCTGGTGAGGACCACGGAAGATCTCCGGTGCTGTGAAAAGCCAGCGAGAAGACTTGCAACGAAAGATCGCTTGTGGAGCAAGCAGACACTTGAAGGTGCTCCATACCAGGACAATGATGGGTACTGTCCTGACTTAGAGCTGAGTGACTCTGAAGCAGAAAGTgatgaaaacaaagagcaagTGAGGTTAAGACGAAGTAGCTCAGAGAGAGAAAGCCCAAGTAAGGACTTTGGAAGAGATTGTCACaatagaaacaaaaagaatatgATATCTCACAGTTCGGTACAAAGGTGA
- the JADE3 gene encoding protein Jade-3 isoform X2, with product MDIFWLQELNEELTEMGCGLLDENTMEKTIEVLERHCHENMNHAIETEEGLGIEYDEDVICDVCRSPDSEDGNDMVFCDKCNICVHQACYGILKVPEGSWLCRTCVLGIHPQCLLCPKRGGAMKATRTGTKWAHVSCALWIPEVSIACPERMEPITKVSHIPPSRWALVCSLCKLKTGACIQCSVKSCITAFHVTCAFEHSLEMKTILDDGDEVKFKSYCLKHSKNKQNSLPDVEEHPKSVSEQKQTESEKTSLRAQKLRELEEEFYSLVKVEDVAAELGLPKLAVDFIYNYWKLKRKSNFNKPLFPPKEDEENGLVQPKEDSIHTRMRMFMHLRQDLERVRNLCYMVSRREKLKLSHSKVHEQVFNLQVQLINQEMAAGHTLTSALENTLFYPPPRITLKLKMPKSALGDCKNNSLKPGNRPLSPDNNSTVYSKRSVPMSKESFEIKAKSYARYQHDSRSNGLLAGIGKPRSEAKDSGPTQLMEFHRGQSSGKPLALQAALHGQSSIGNGRVQQENSRLVSKSNGLMGRAGDVSQRDSSSQTSYEQESVLTAHLASQSGFRKSTIEHFSRSFKEATNSLVRTTEDLRCCEKPARRLATKDRLWSKQTLEGAPYQDNDGYCPDLELSDSEAESDENKEQVRLRRSSSERESPSKDFGRDCHNRNKKNMISHSSVQR from the exons ATGGACATCTTTTGGCTCCAGGAGCTAAATGAAGAGCTTACAGAAATGG GATGTGGGCTCCTGGATGAAAACACGATGGAAAAGACAATTGAAGTGCTGGAGCGGCACTGTCATGAGAATATGAATCATGCCATCGAGACTGAAGAAGGGTTGGGTATCGAGTATGATGAGGACGTCATCTGTGATGTGTGCCGGTCCCCAGACAGTGAAGATGGGAATGACATGGTGTTTTGTGACAAGTGTAATATTTGTGTCCATCAG GCTTGCTATGGTATCTTAAaagtacctgaagggagctggCTGTGTCGCACTTGCGTCCTGGGAATACATCCTCAGTGCCTCCTCTGTCCCAAAAGAGGAGGTGCCATGAAAGCTACCAGGACAGGGACCAAGTGGGCACATGTGAGCTGTGCTCTTTGGATTCCAGAG GTTAGTATTGCTTGCCCAGAAAGGATGGAGCCAATCACAAAGGTGTCTCACATTCCACCAAGTCGATGGGCTCTAGTGTGTAGTTTATGCAAACTGAAAACTGGTGCTTGCATTCAG TGCTCCGTGAAAAGCTGCATCACTGCCTTTCATGTCACCTGTGCCTTTGAGCATAGCTTAGAGATGAAGACTATCCTGGATGATGGGGATGAGGTCAAGTTCAAGTCATATTGTCTAAAGCACAGCAAGAACAAACAGAATTCACTGCCTGATGTTGAGGAGCACCCCAAGAGCGTGTCAGAGCAGAAGCAAACAGAGAGTGAGAAAACGAGCCTGCGAGCCCAAAAACTCCGAGAGCTGGAAGAAGAGTTTTACTCACTAGTAAAAGTGGAGGAtgttgcagcagagctgggcctTCCTAAACTTGCTGTAGACTTCATCTACAATTACTGGAAATTAAAGCGAAAAAGTAACTTTAACAAACCATTGTTTCCTCCCAAGGAGGATGAAGAAAATGGCTTGGTGCAGCCAAAAGAAGATAGCATTCATACTCGCATGAGGATGTTCATGCATTTAAGGCAGGACCTAGAGAGG GTAAGAAATCTCTGCTACATGGTaagcaggagagagaaactGAAGTTGTCCCACAGTAAAGTTCATGAACAGGTCTTCAACTTGCAAGTTCAACTCATTAATCAGGAAATGGCTGCAG GCCATACCCTGACAAGTGCACTAGAGAACACACTGTTCTACCCACCTCCCAGGATCACCCTCAAGTTAAAAATGCCCAAATCAGCATTGGGAGACTGCAAAAATAACTCGCTGAAGCCTGGCAACAGACCGCTTTCTCCTGACAACAACAGCACTGTTTACAGCAAACGGAGTGTGCCAATGTCAAAGGAATCGTTcgaaattaaagcaaaatcttATGCCAGGTATCAGCACGACAGCAGAAGTAACGGGTTGCTGGCAGGGATTGGCAAGCCTCGGAGCGAGGCAAAGGATTCTGGCCCCACGCAGCTGATGGAGTTTCACCGGGGCCAGTCATCCGGGAAGCCTTTAGCACTCCAGGCTGCTTTGCATGGACAGTCTTCCATTGGGAATGGGCGGGTGCAGCAGGAGAACTCAAGGCTGGTGTCCAAATCCAATGGTCTgatgggcagggctggagatgTGAGCCAGAGAGACAGCTCCAGCCAGACGTCCTACGAACAAGAGTCCGTGCTCACGGCTCACTTGGCCAGCCAGAGTGGATTCCGAAAATCCACCATAGAACATTTCAGCCGGTCCTTTAAAGAGGCTACCAACAGTCTGGTGAGGACCACGGAAGATCTCCGGTGCTGTGAAAAGCCAGCGAGAAGACTTGCAACGAAAGATCGCTTGTGGAGCAAGCAGACACTTGAAGGTGCTCCATACCAGGACAATGATGGGTACTGTCCTGACTTAGAGCTGAGTGACTCTGAAGCAGAAAGTgatgaaaacaaagagcaagTGAGGTTAAGACGAAGTAGCTCAGAGAGAGAAAGCCCAAGTAAGGACTTTGGAAGAGATTGTCACaatagaaacaaaaagaatatgATATCTCACAGTTCGGTACAAAGGTGA